The Zingiber officinale cultivar Zhangliang chromosome 10A, Zo_v1.1, whole genome shotgun sequence genome contains a region encoding:
- the LOC122028165 gene encoding cysteine-rich and transmembrane domain-containing protein WIH2-like, which produces MSYYNQQQPPVGVPPPQGYPPEGYPKDGYPPPGYPPQGYPPAGYPQQGYPQQGYPPQGYPQPYAQPPPQQQQSSGPSFMEGCLAALCCCCLLDACF; this is translated from the exons ATGAGCTACTACAACCAGCAGCAGCCCCCTGTAGGCGTCCCTCCTCCGCAAG GTTACCCGCCTGAAGGATACCCGAAAGACGGCTATCCGCCGCCGGGTTACCCGCCGCAGGGATACCCCCCTGCCGGCTACCCGCAACAGGGGTACCCGCAGCAGGGGTACCCGCCACAAGGATACCCTCAGCCCTACGCTCAGCCACCGCCCCAGCAGCAGCAGAGCAGTGGCCCTTCCTTCATGGAGGGATG TTTGGCCGCGCTTTGTTGCTGTTGTCTTTTGGATGCTTGCTTTTGA